One Helianthus annuus cultivar XRQ/B chromosome 7, HanXRQr2.0-SUNRISE, whole genome shotgun sequence genomic region harbors:
- the LOC118480172 gene encoding uncharacterized protein LOC118480172 — MTGSIDASGSNPPTKEPNMLTFQCPMLTPINYTIWSMRMEVILGIHGVWEVIDPGLDDAKKNNIVKGLLFQSIPEDLILQIGKLKTGKEMWEAINTRNLGTERVKEARLQTLTAEFDSLKMEDIGTIHDYATKLSGIASKSTTLGDVISEHKLVKKFLTSVPRRFVHIVASLEQVLDLKTVGFKDVVGRLKAYEERIKEENKGNETQGKLLYSRAESSNRNYDSNRGRGRGANSRGRGRGRGRGNTQNHGQRDSSKKSEDQKQKGKRDLSNIKCYRCDKYGHFVSRCPERTRDHEENLNETKEGDADHEEGTFFMMNHVQETIFLNEDKFIPPKIETIMKKMMYGIWTTVRVII; from the coding sequence ATGACAGGGAGTATTGATGCAAGCGGGTCAAATCCGCCGACAAAAGAACCAAACATGTTGACGTTTCAATGTCCAATGTTGACGCCAATAAACTACACCATATGGAGCATGCGAATGGAAGTAATTCTTGGAATTCATGGAGTCTGGGAAGTGATAGATCCGGGCTTAGACGATGCCAAGAAGAACAATATTGTTAAGGGCCTCCTATTTCAATCCATACCGGAAGATTTGATTCTTCAAATCGGGAAACTGAAAACCGGCAAGGAGATGTGGGAGGCTATTAACACAAGGAATCTAGGGACTGAACGCGTGAAGGAAGCGAGACTTCAAACATTAACTGCCGAGTTTGATAGTTTGAAGATGGAAGACATCGGTACGATACACGATTATGCAACGAAATTGTCCGGTATTGCTTCAAAATCAACCACACTTGGAGATGTCATATCTGAACACAAGTTAGTAAAGAAATTTCTCACAAGTGTTCCCAGGCGATTTGTCCACATTGTGGCATCACTTGAACAGGTTTTGGATCTTAAAACGGTTGGGTTCAAAGATGTGGTTGGTAGATTGAAAGCTTACGAAGAAAGGATCAAAGAAGAGAACAAAGGCAACGAGACTCAAGGAAAACTGCTTTATTCAAGGGCCGAATCTTCCAACAGAAACTATGATTCAAATAGGGGTAGAGGTCGTGGTGCAAACTCTCGAGGTCGTGGTCGTGGCCGTGGTCGGGGTAACACCCAAAATCATGGTCAGCGTGATTCCTCGAAAAAAAGTGAAGATCAAAAACAAAAGGGCAAACGTGACCTCTCAAATATCAAGTGTTATCGTTGCGACAAGTACGGACACTTCGTCTCAAGATGCCCGGAACGAACCCGAGACCACGAGGAAAATCTCAATGAGACGAAAGAGGGAGATGCGGATCATGAGGAAGGAACTTTTTTCATGATGAACCATGTTCAAGAAACGATATTCTTGAATGAAGATAAGTTCATCCCTCCAAAGATCGAAACGataatgaagaagatgatgtatgGTATTTGGACAACGGTGCGAGTAATCATATGA